In the Desulfosporosinus acidiphilus SJ4 genome, AGGAATAAATATCCCTCGGTCTCTTGACAGCCATCCTTGGTTTCAGAGACTGAGGCCAATCCACACTGCAGGAGTCCGCGTATCGAGTTGCAGTGTGACGATAAGCTTGTCCACTTATCGTCATAACCAGCTTAATTTTGTTGGATTTCTTTAATCTTAACGTACAAAGCCACTTCTAAACGTTTTCTTTGCAGCTTACAGCCAAGATCGTAAACCTCATTAAGTTTCTGGGTAAAAGCCACATTCGCCGCGTGGCATCCCCCACTGCAGGCAAATCGGGCCCAGCATTCCTGGCAAGACGATTTAGCATAGATGTTCGCCGCCCGGAACTCGCGAACCAAATCTGCCTTAAGATCTAAGGGATCTTGATCGTAAAGGGAACCAAGTTTGAAGGCCTCTTGTCCGACAAATTGATGACAAGGATAAAGATCCCCCTCAGGAGAAATAGCCACATATTCGTGACCTGCCCCGCAGCCCGACAACCTTTTATGCAGGCAGGGGCCATGATCAAGAGCAATATTAAAGTGGAAAAAATTAAAACCCTGCCCCTGTGACTTCCGTTGGAGAATGGCCTCGCCTAAGCGGTCATAAGATTCATAGATTTTATTTAAATCTCCTTCCTGAAAGGCATAAGGATCCTCCGGCCCTGCCACCACGGGTTCAACAGAAATTTGCTGAACTCCTAGATCAGCCATGTGTAAGACATCCCGGTCAAAATCGCAATTAAAATGAGTATAAGTACCTCGCACATAATAATAGGTTCCCAAAGCATAGGGGGAACTTTCCGGCCTCAAAGCTGTAAATTGTTGGATTCGCGGCACAACTTCATGATAGCTTCCACGTCCGTCAGCATGGGGCCGCATTCGGTCATGGATTTCCGGACGACCGTCGAGACTTAAAACGACACTAATCTCCTCTTGCTCCAAGAAATTCTGAATTTCTTCATTGAGCAAGACACCATTGGTAGTTAAGGTGAATTTAATAGTTTTGTTTTGAGCCTTTGCGGCTTTTTTTCCGTAATCAACCAAGGCTTTAACAACACCAAAATTTATCAGGGGTTCCCCTCCAAAGAAATCTACCTCGCAATGGTTTCTATGTTTTGATGCTGCTAAGACAAAGTCAATTCCCCGTTTGCCCGTCTCCAAATCCATTAATGTCCTGTTGCCTCCAAAGGCTCCGGTTCCGGCAAAACAGTATTCACAGCGCAAATTACAGTCATGAGCAACATGAAGGCAAATTGCTTTGACAATAGGCTTTTCTGGATATGCGGGAATAATCCGTTCTGTTTCTTGAGAAAACAGCGTCCCTTCCTGGCGAAGTTCTTCCAGTTCGTATAAAATTTCCGAGAATGTTTCTTTATCCCAAAGTTTTCCCTCCAATCTAAGAGCTTCTTCCAGTCCTTCCTGGGAAAGCCGGCTCTCTTTCTTGTTTAAGTCTTCCATAGTTCTTAAAATGTTAAAGGTCTCTTCATCCAGCAGATGTATCGAGCCTGAGTTGACATCGTAACCGATCAATAAGTCTCCCTGCCGGAAACAATGAACATTCTTTTTGAAATCGTATCCTGCCAATTCCTTAAAATTAAACATTATCGTCCTCTCTCTCGCTTCTTAGTATAAATAGAACAGAACCCAGCCCGAGAAGGATTGGGTTCTGAGATCATGTACAAATTCAGAGCAACATTATTTAACACACACTTGGTTACCAACCGTGCATGAAGTTTTACATGCAGATTGGCAAGAGGTCTGACAATTTCCGCAGCCCCCAGTTTTAACAGTAGCACTTAGGTTTGCTTTAACAATCGTCTGAATGTGTTTTGCCATTCAAACACCCTCCTCTCGAATCGTACGTCATAATCCGTTTTTGATTATATCATAAGGACAAGAGAAAAGGCAAAAGTTCCAAGCATTAAGTATCATCGAGAAATCACAAGCAATCCTGATTAATTAACGGAGATAGAGTGAATATCTAATTTGAAGCAAAAATCTTGACGAATTTGATGAGTTATACATATAATGGAGTAGACATGAATCTCTGTTAGGTGAGGCTCCTGCATATACATAAGCCACTGCCCAGAAATGTCGAGAGACGCCAATTGGGTAGAACAGGTATTGCCGGCATAAGGTTTTACTTAATGTGGCTGAGATAACTCTACGCTATGCAGTGCTAAAACTCAACGAGAAGGGAGGTCACAATGTTACCCATGACCTTCTGTATTAGTATAGAGGTCTTTTTTATACTTCAGAACTGTACGAAATATTCTATTTTAGGGAATATTAAGGAGGTGGTTTTATGGGTTCTGGCCCTTATCATTTGTGCACTTGTATTTTTCTTAATCCTCAAAGGAGTCTTTTCGCCCAAGGCGCCAGACTCCGACACTAAAAGGAGGGAAGCAAATGAGCGACGTAAAAGTATTAGGTGAGTTTTTCTTCAGCCAGTTATCCAATAAACCAATCTGGGATGTTCAAGGTCGCTGCATCGGTCGATTACATGACCTTGCCATGCGTTGGGATAATCTCTCACCTCTGGTTACAGGCATTCGCTATGCCAAAAAAATCCCCGCGCTTATTCCGATCCAATGGGTCGAATCCTGGGATGCAGAGGGCCTTCACTTAAATACAACCTTTGATCAGCAACAAACCTGCCCTTTGCATGATGATGAAACATTTATTGGAAAATGGCTCTTAGATAAACAAATTATTGATCTTGAAGGTTCAAGAATCGTACGCGTCAATGATATTTCTTTGTCCTGGGTCTCTCGCGATAATCACCAGTTCGTTGTTTTAGTCGCGGTAGACATTGGAGTCCGCGGCCTGTTTCGCCGCTTAGGTATAGAGTTCTTATTGAAAAGTATTAGGAATAACTTTGTAGGCTGTCAATACATCAAACCTCTGGAAAACAGAACTTCCTCTCTCCAACTAACTCGGGAAAAAGAGCAGCTCCGCCAACTTCACCCTGCAGACATTGCAGACCTTATTGAGGAAATGGATTACAAACAAAGAGCTAACTTTCTCGAATCTCTTGACTCTCAGCAGACCATTGATGCCTTATCAGAAATGGAATTAGACACCCAAGTTGAAATGATTTCCCAGATGGATGAAGAACGTGCCTCCGACATCCTCGAAGAAATGCCTGCTGATGAGGCTGCCGATATCCTGAGTGTTTTATCCGCGGAGAAATCAGAAGAACTTCTTCGCCTCATGGAATCCGATGATGCCGAAGATGTTCGTGAACTGATGCAATATGAAGAGGAAACTGCCGGTTCTCTGATGACGACCGAATACATCGGCTTACCTGTCTGGCTGACCGCCGATCAGGCTATTAATGAATTAAGGCGCCTTGCTCCTGAAGCAGAAACCATTTATTATCTCTATGTTATTGACGAGCAAGAGACTCTCGAAGGTGTGCTCTCGCTCCGAGAACTTATCATTGCCGCTCCCCATACCCCGCTTAGTGAGCTTATGCATACGAAAATTGTCAAAATATCCCCCTTTGTTGATCATGAAAAAGTGGCTGAAATTATTCACAAATATGGTCTGCTTGCCGTCCCTGTCGTCAACGATCAAGATCAGGTCTTGGGTATCATCACCGTTGACGACGTTTTGGAGTTATTAATGCCGGATCGTCCGCGTGCAGAGATACACTCTAGCTTAATTGCACGCCGGCGGCTGCGGGCGAAGGGAGGGCATAGCGAATGAACCGCAGAGAACGAATAGGACTATTCCTCGCTGTAATGGGGCCTGGGATTCTTACCCTTCTTCTGCTCGTTTGCTTTTCAGGATGCTCGGCATAGTTTAGTTTTCGAAAATCAATAATGTTTTAATTAAAGCAAGGGCCAATATTGCTGTTTCGTTTGAGCAATACTGACCCTTGTAAATTTCTCTTTCCCGCAGCCTCTGGTGAACGTGATGATGCCGCTGCGGCATAGAGGTTTGATTGTATAAAGGAAACTCCGCTTGTGCCATAAAGCTTTAGGCCTACGAAGCCAAACTTCTCAAATCTTGCATTAGATAATACTCGTTAAGTAACCTATCCAAACATTGACTCATCGTCACAATTTCCGGATCCGTCAGACTTCTACTTTCTGCGGAGTCATTTAATTTTCTACGAGCATCTTCAATTAAGGACATCAGGGCATCCATTCTGACACTTGCACCTCTTTTTCACAATAAGAACCTGAAAAAAACAAATAAGTTTACGCACAATCCCTTTACTGGTATATTTTAGTATATTGTGCTAAAAAATGCAAGCCCTTTAATAGTCTGTTCCACGATTCTTAAGGTAATTTAGCACAGAAGACAAGATTCGTATTAATTCCTTACTGTCATGCTCCCCAAGATAATCAGTTAAACCCTTTAAAAAGCAGAAATGATCAGACCTCATTGCTTCAATAATCTCCTTGCCTTTTTGTGTTGCCCGAACAAGCACAACACGTCTGTCCGTTGGTTCGGCAAGTCGTTCCAAATATCCCCGTTCTTCCAGTGAATTAATAATATGAGTAACCCCTGCAGGTGTTATTTGAAGCTGAAAGCTCAAGTCTGACACTTTAATCCCCCTGGGATCAGTTTCTGTACATAGAATTATGTTGTGAAGCAAAGTAAATTCACTGGGTCTGATAGCATGCGAAGATCTGACCTGCCCTCCAATTCTCCTGAATTGAGTCATTGTGCGATCCATTTCCTGCACTAAAGCTTCAGTTTCATCGTTTTTCATGTTTTATCACCTAATCCCAAAGGATCTCATTAGTTAGTAATTATCTAATACAGGTATAGATTTGTCAAGGCAATACCCCTGAGCAAAGCTTAAAAGCTTTGCCAGGGGCTTTAAAATCTTTTGCTTCTAAGGTCATGATCCTTAGGGGTTTACGTTGCCATGGGCACGTTAATCTCTGCGCCACTAATCCAATCCCGTGTTAAATATTCTTTGCCCCTGATAACTACTTTTTCATCATATACATCCACAACAAAACCAGGAGCTGAATTCAAAATATGATGCCTTTTTCTGTCAATTGGATAGGCTAAAGAAGAACTGTTGACAATATTATAATTTTCCTTACTGACCATATTAATATAATCAATCTTGAAATGAGTATGCCCGTTAAAAAGTATGACCTCGGGATGTTGCGATAAAATGTCATTTAACCTTCTCCATTGTATAACATAACCACGCTGTAATCCACCTAGGGTTGTGTAGGGAATTGGTTGATGGAGAAAGACAAAGACCGGTTTAGACGGTTTTTGCTCAATGCTAAGCGCACTTTCGAGCCAGTCAAGTTGGGTACTCGATAAAAAGGCCGAATCCAAGTACCTTCTATCACTCATCCGTGATTTTTCTGTCCCCAAGAAAAGGAAATGGAAACCCTTAATCCAAGTATCACTATAAATCTTATCGCGTTTGGCAAATGTCAGAAAGCGGTTAACTGCTTGATCTTCCGTTTCATCGTTAGGAAATGTTCTTGGTGACCAAAATCCATTTTTGTAAAAGCTACCATAAAATTCATGGTTGCCAATGGTCCAAAAAATCGGATAATCAATCACCATTTTATGCCTTAATAGTTCATGGTTAAGCAAGTTATAATCACGTTCCACACCGTCACCAAGATCACCAACCACCACCATCGCATCCGGTTTTGAATAAAAATTATCCTGAAGTAAGGCAGAAAAATGATGTATTGCATTTAACCGTCCAATGTGAATATCACTGACTACAACAAAAGACAATTTGCTAGTTTGAGTATTTGGGATATCCTGAGTATCTGCAGTTTGTTCTGCTTTAAATAATTGGGAAACAGCGACTTTAGGCAACATTAAATTCCAAGATAGTAACGATCCGGCCCCAAACCCCGCCAAACTTTTCAAGAAATCCCTTCTTGTTGGCATATCGTCGCTCCTAACTATCTTACTATTCTGATATTTTATGTTAAATTCAAGTTACGTGAAACCTCCACATAAGATTCAGCTTTATTGCCCATATTATCACATATTTCGACCTATTACTACACCCTTTATCTGGTTCCTTCCCGTGTTTAACTAATAAAAACTTTAATATTAAATTATACCTTTTACCTTTTAATGAATCCCAATAAGACTATAGTCCTAAAAAGAGCGGGACAATTTACTCATTTTATCCTATGTATTCAAAACATCAGAGGATTTCAGAATGTTTAGGAGAATAGTTTACTAACCGTTGACCTCAGGAGGTACTGTTTATGGTTGACCTTAATAATCTTGACAAGCAATGCCCCAAATGTTCTGGCTTAGGCAGGATGGAGAACCCGGCATGGATAAAGTTCTGGACTAAAGATTGGTTTCGAGCATTGGATACGGAAGCACTTTATACTGATTCCAAAAACAAAGAACTTCGTCAACCTTCAGAGCCAATGTTTTTTATTTGTAAAGAATGTCATGGCAAAGGGAAAGTCCTTACAGACGAAGGAAAACGCTTAATTGGATTTATTAGGTTTTGGATTAATCCCAATTATTAATCTCGTCATCCCGATCGTCTCCAGCGAAGAGTATCGCACGTGTTTGGCTACAGAGACACTTGGTCAATCCACACTGCCGGAGTATGCGTCATGGTTTCAGTGCCAAAAGATTATTTAGGCACCCTCATCACGAAGAGTGCCTAAATAATCTTTTGTATTTTTATTTCCTTTACTTTTTACCTACTTTGAGAGAACCGTCAGCAAAACGTCCTCCTCGAAAATTGAAACTGAAATATTGGCAATATGGTCATCTTTGTGAGCTATAAAATTTATAACTGGTGTTTCTTCTTTGATCTCCCAACCATCTTTAGTCAGGATAGTTTTATAGGCCTCATAAACCACAGTATCCTTTGATTTATGAACGATATACTTTGCTTTGCCAAGAGGCTGCTCGGGAGTTGCCGGAACGAACTCACTTGCTTGTACCCAGTGGTATGAGGGTAGGTATGGGAATTCTTTAGTGCATGGTATCTTTAATTTGGCAGAATCATCATTATTAAGATTAGTATTTTCCTGACTGGAATTTTTAGAGCCAAATACTCTGGAAAGAAGCTTACCCAATAAAATCACCCCGAATATTATTAGTCTTATATTTAGAGAATTTTATACGTTTATAAAAGAGATGTCAAATAAACTCCTTTTAACAGCGCCCCTTCCGAGATTAAAATAAAAACCCGCAATCACTTGCAGGCTAGTTTTTCAATGGAGCGGACGACGAGATTCGAACTCGCGATCCTCGGCTTGGGAAGCCAATGCTCTACCGCTGAGCCACGTCCGCATGATTATTTCGACTTCTCAATCTTAGGCATTTCTATACCTAACGTAACTTTCGCTCGACATTATAAAATTATAAAGGCTAAGGCCTGATATGTCAACTCATCCCCGTTGAAGTGAACAATAATTATGTTCCTAAATTATGTTCCTATTTCTTAATCTTTGTTATGAAGTAACAGATATAAGTATAAATTAGTCATAAATAATATTAAGGATAAAAACTTTTTCGAGTGACAAGATTCGATGAAATTTTAGCCTTTTAGGGAGTAAAATTTAAGTGTTGGAAATAGCGCCTTAAAAATTTAATTTTGATTGCAATTCAAAGTGAGTCTCTGAAATCACTTTAATCCGAAATTAATATTGAGTCTTTCGACAAGGGCAAACTTAGCGAAAGCTAAGGACGCAAAGTCATGGGCCTTAGGGTTTAAACTGATGGCAGCCAGACTACCGAAAAAACCGAATGTCTTTGTCGCCGTTTATGGCGGCTTTTTTTGATATTCAAATTACATGATGAAAGGACTATGGTAATGCGCTGTGTCAGTGTTTCCAACCTAAAACCGGGCGATGTTCTGGAAGAATCTGTTCTTGACAACAAAGGCCGGCCCTTGCTTACAAAAGGAAATATATTAACCCAAAGACACATTGAGTATTTGCGCAAATACAGAATAGAATCTGTGTATCTTGACGAACAGAATTCCCCTCTGCGTGAAGAAAGTTCGATTTGTCGGCGGCCATGCGAAAAAGCCATGGGCATCTTACACGAATCTGCGTATCTTGACCTGCCATATTCTTCCGAAAACGTAGAGATCTTACTTACCCAACGGATATGTGATGCAACAATTGCCATCTTACGCGAAATGGCAAATAATCTGATACAAGTCTCGATCCCTCAAAAACGGGATTATACACGTCAAGTTGGCCAGATTGTAGAGGAGATCATTGATGAACTGTCTCAGCCTCACTGTAGGAATTCGCTGTCCTTTCTGATTCAGCTGAAGAATTATGATTTTTATACGTATACCCACAGTGTTAATGTGATGATTCTTTCTATGGTGGCCGGAATACCTCTCGGGCTAAACAATAATAGCCTAAAAAGTCTGGGGATCGGTGCTTTATTTCATGATATAGGTAAAATGTCTGTACCGATTCAAATCCTAAACAAGAGGAAACAACTTAATGCTGAGGAGATAACCCAAGTCAAAATGCATTCCTTAAAAGGATATTACAGAATGAAAGAAGACGGCTTCCTTGATCAGAATGGAAAAGCGGTTATTCTGCAGCATCATGAAAAAGTGGACGGTACTGGCTATCCTAACAAGCGAAAAGGAAAGGATATTCACGAGTTCGCCAAAATTGCAGCTGTAGCAGATATTTATGACGCATTAACCAGTGAACGGCCACACCGCAACCATTGGGCGCCGTCAGAAGCCTTGGAATATATTTATTCCATCGCCGGCAGCCATCTGGAGGTAGATATCGTGACCAAATTTGCCCGCAGTATCGCGCCATATCCTCTGGGTTCCTTTGTTCAATGCTCTAATGGCATGAAAGGTTATGTCGTTGACAATATAATTAACCCTCATCGTCCTGTCTTACAAGTAGGGAAAAATAGGATTGATCTGAACACCAAATTCAATATAACAATTACGGACATTATGTTTTAGGACTATTAGCTGAAATGTCAAAAGGAGTTCTAATGATTTCTCTGAGGATAAATCATTAGAACTCCTAATTAGTTTCTAATCTTTCAAAATCTATCGTGCGAATCGTCTTGACTATTCATTGTAAATGGTGCCTCAGGACGGAATCGAACCGCCGACACGAGGATTTTCAGTCCTCTGCTCTACCGACTGAGCTACCGAGGCAGATATAGATATGGTGACCCGTACGGGATTCGAACCCGTGTAACCGCCGTGAAAGGGCGATGTCTTAGACCGCTTGACCAACGGGCCATTTCTGAGAGTATAATTCCCTTGTGCGATGCCTTAAGGAATCTCGCTCACAGATATGAATTGTACAGGAAACCTAGTCGGGTGTCAAGTACTCTTTAAAACTCCTAACAACTATAAGCGATATTCTTCTAGTGATATTTCTTGTCAGGCCCAAGTACTTTGATCACAGACCTCACCTTTATTGATTAGACATTAAATTTCTTCAGCGCAGCTTGCAGTTCTTCTGCCATAGTAGACAGGAACTTACTGGAAGAAGCAATTTCCTGAACAGAAGCAGTTTGTTCCTCTGTAGCCGCAGAAACAGTCTGAGTTTGATCGGTAATAATGCGACTCGTATCAAAGACTTCGGAGACTGAGGCAACAATCCGTTCATTGCCCAAGGCCATTTGTTGAATCTCCCCTGAAATTTCTCCAACTTGAGTTGTTACATCCTCAATTAAAGTCGAAATTTCTTTGAATGCTTGACCAGCTGTTTCAGCGACCTCAGTACCCAATTTTACCTGATGAGTTCCTTCGTTGATTGACAAAACAGCCTTTTGCGTATCTTGTTGGATTTCATGAATTAATGCAGCAATTTGTTGCGAAGCTTCCTGGGATTGTTCGGCTAATTTACGCACTTCGTCAGCGACAACAGCAAATCCTTTACCTTGCTCACCGGCTCGAGCTGCCTCAATTGCAGCATTTAAGGCAAGCAAATTTGTTTGCGCAGCTATCCCCGAAATCGTATCAACAATTTGTCCGATTTCCTTGGAACGCTCACCTAAGGTCATAACGACTTCTGCCGAACCGGTTACGGTCTGGTCAATCGTCGCCATTTGTTGAATTGTCTTGTCAATTGCAGCACTTCCTTCTGAAGCTGAAAGGGCTGTTTTCTCCGAAGATCTTACAACCACCTTAGCATTTTCAACCATTTGCTGAATTCCGGCTGACATCTGTTCAACAATAGCTGACGATTCATTCATCGCATTCAGCTGCTTTTCAGCTCCTTGCGAGACTTCCATAATGGCTGCTGCAACTTGACTGGAAGCTTGTGCGGATTGTTCTGCGCCGGCGCTAAGTTGCTGCGATGATGCTGCCACTTGGGCAGCAGAGGAAGATACTTGTTTTACCAGTTGGTTCAAGTTATCTACCATAGTGTTAAAAGCTCTGCCAAGCTTTCCCAATTCGTCTTTTGCGCTGGTATCAAACTTTTTAATATTAAGGTTTCCTTTTGCAATTTCTTCGGCTGTCTCTGCCACGTCGTTTATCTGTTTTGAAATCTTATTGCTCAGAACTGTGCCCAATACTAAGGCGACTCCGAAAGCTAAAATCATTGAAACAATGGTCGAAATGACACTTACTTGCCCTGCTTTAACGACCTCTTGTTGCTTAACTGCCACAAGCTTGTCCATATCATCAACCCAGTTGCCTGTCCCAATTACCCAGTTATAAGGTTTAAATAACAGGGTGTAGCCTCGCTTCGGGAGAGGCTGCGTTTGATTCGGCTTGGCAAAAGTATAATCAGTATACCCGCCATCCGGTTTTGACCCATTGGCAATCATTTCTTTGATAAAATATTTACCCTGAGTGTCCTGTGCGTTAAGACGGGATTTGCCCTCGGACTCGACTCTTCCGAGAAGAACTACATTTATTCCTTCAGTCGTATCGATCCAGAAATAATTACCATTGTCAAACCGAAGTTGCCTAACTAAATCGGCTGCCGTAGTTTTGGCTTGTTCCGGTGTTAATTCTCCTTTTTGTTGCTTATTATACTCTTCCTGAACCAGGCTATAGGCCGTTTGCACCTCCAGCTTAATCTGCCTGTCAAATTGTTCGTACAAAGTCGTACGATATTGAGCTATATTGCTTTGTTCCGTCGTAATGACGCTATAAATATTATAGCCGCCAAGGATGAGCCCCATAATTAATGTAGTAACTAACAAGAGTAGGAGAATACGATATTTGATTTTTGTCAACCTCAACATCCTTCCTTTAAGTTCATAGATTGATTCAATAAAAAACAAAATCGCCATTCGATAGGAATGGCGACTAAGTCCTCTTTAGTAACTCGGCCATCATCCTTATTTGGAGACCCGTAGCTTTGCGTCCCTAGCTCACGCTAGGTTTGCTCTTTTCAAGTGTCCTTTGCTTCATATGAATTTAAATCAATGCAATACCTATATGGTGAAGTCATCCAAAGCATCACAAAGATTGTCTGAACTTGGAAGACCAGACTGATGACCATCTATCAAATATCCCTGTATTCTCACTCAAAAACTCTTATGAGTTACGACAGAAACAATGGTGAGCCATCCGCGACTCGAACGCGGGACACCCTGATTAAAAGTCAGGTGCTCTACCGACTGAGCTAATGGCTCAAAAAGACCTATGTTTCGTATAAAATGTTACAGGAAAGTTCTAAATGTGTCAAGATTCTTTTCTTTATTACATATTTAGAAGATTGTACCACGCACAATAGTTTGTTCCCGCCCGGGCCCTACGGCTATTAAGGTTGCATTAACACCCGTCAGCTTTTCGATCCGCTTAATATAATTTTGAGCAGCCTCTGGCAATTCTTCAAAGCGTCGAACTTTGGTTAAATCCTCCTGCCAACCAGGCAGCTCCTCATAAACCGGCTGACAGTTCTCAAATATCTTTTGGCTTTGGGGAAACTCATAAATTACTTCGTTATTAACCCGATAGCCAACACAAATCTTTAAGGTCTTAAGTCCCGTAAGGACATCGAGTTTTGTAACAGCAAAATCTGAAATTCCGCTGACACGTGCCGCATAGCGTGCAATCAACGCATCGAACCAGCCACAGCGGCGAGGGCGGCCTGTTGTGGTGCCAAATTCATGGCCATTTGCCCGCATTTCTTCTCCTATCTCATCTAAAAGTTCCGTAGGAAAAGGTCCTTCTCCCACGCGAGTTGTATAAGCTTTAATGACACCAACGACTCGATCAATGCGTGTCGGCCCAACGCCTGCCCCGATACATGCTCCCCCGGCGATAGGATTAGAGGAGGTAACGTAGGGATAGGTTCCATGATCTATGTCTAACAAGGTACCCTGAGCACCTTCAAATAGTACTTTTTCCCCGGTTCGCAGGCAATCGTCAATGGCTAAAGAGCTGTCAGTAACCATGGGACGGATTTTTTCAGCATAACCTAAGTAAGTTTGGTAGATATCTTCAAATTTCATGGGTTCTTTGCCGTAAACTTTAACTAAAAGGTTATTTTTTTCTTCTAAATTACGGTGCAGTTTCTCAGCAAATTCTTCATTATCGAGGAGATCGATAACCCGGATACCAACCCGCGAGGCCTTATCCATGTAAGCCGGGCCGATACCGCGTTTTGTCGTTCCGATTTTATTATTTCCCCGGCCCTCTTCTTCGAGACCGTCCAGGACCAGGTGATAAGGCATAATCACGTGAGCATTGCTGCTGATTAGAAGTTTACCGGTTTTGATACCCCGTTCTTCTAAATAATTTAATTCTTCCAACAAAACCTTGGGATCAATAACTACACCATTGCCAATAACACATGTCTTATCTTCATAAAGTATCCCTGAGGGAATTAAGTGTAGTTTGAACTCTTCGCCATTGGTTACAACGGTATGCCCGGCATTATTACCTCCCTGATAGCGAACAACCATATTTGCCTTTTCAGCTAAGAAATCCGTAATCTTTCCTTTTCCTTCGTCTCCCCATTGCGAACCAATTAATACAACACCAGCCATAAATAATTCCTCCCGTCTTTCAATCAAATAACATATTATCCCAGATCATAATTATTTTACTCTAAACCCATACGTTTAAAAATATCATCGACATGTTGGAGATGATAACTCAAGTCAAAGAGTCCCTGAAGTTTGTTTTTGCTCAAATAATTGGCAATCCTTTTATCTTCAGAAACAACCTCGATGAAATCTTTTCCCTGATCCCAGGCTTGAAAAGCATCCTGTTGAACCCAGGCGTATGCTTCTTCCCGCATACACCCTTGTTCTACCAACGCCAGGAGAAC is a window encoding:
- the scfB gene encoding thioether cross-link-forming SCIFF peptide maturase; the protein is MFNFKELAGYDFKKNVHCFRQGDLLIGYDVNSGSIHLLDEETFNILRTMEDLNKKESRLSQEGLEEALRLEGKLWDKETFSEILYELEELRQEGTLFSQETERIIPAYPEKPIVKAICLHVAHDCNLRCEYCFAGTGAFGGNRTLMDLETGKRGIDFVLAASKHRNHCEVDFFGGEPLINFGVVKALVDYGKKAAKAQNKTIKFTLTTNGVLLNEEIQNFLEQEEISVVLSLDGRPEIHDRMRPHADGRGSYHEVVPRIQQFTALRPESSPYALGTYYYVRGTYTHFNCDFDRDVLHMADLGVQQISVEPVVAGPEDPYAFQEGDLNKIYESYDRLGEAILQRKSQGQGFNFFHFNIALDHGPCLHKRLSGCGAGHEYVAISPEGDLYPCHQFVGQEAFKLGSLYDQDPLDLKADLVREFRAANIYAKSSCQECWARFACSGGCHAANVAFTQKLNEVYDLGCKLQRKRLEVALYVKIKEIQQN
- a CDS encoding MarR family winged helix-turn-helix transcriptional regulator; amino-acid sequence: MKNDETEALVQEMDRTMTQFRRIGGQVRSSHAIRPSEFTLLHNIILCTETDPRGIKVSDLSFQLQITPAGVTHIINSLEERGYLERLAEPTDRRVVLVRATQKGKEIIEAMRSDHFCFLKGLTDYLGEHDSKELIRILSSVLNYLKNRGTDY
- a CDS encoding magnesium transporter: MSDVKVLGEFFFSQLSNKPIWDVQGRCIGRLHDLAMRWDNLSPLVTGIRYAKKIPALIPIQWVESWDAEGLHLNTTFDQQQTCPLHDDETFIGKWLLDKQIIDLEGSRIVRVNDISLSWVSRDNHQFVVLVAVDIGVRGLFRRLGIEFLLKSIRNNFVGCQYIKPLENRTSSLQLTREKEQLRQLHPADIADLIEEMDYKQRANFLESLDSQQTIDALSEMELDTQVEMISQMDEERASDILEEMPADEAADILSVLSAEKSEELLRLMESDDAEDVRELMQYEEETAGSLMTTEYIGLPVWLTADQAINELRRLAPEAETIYYLYVIDEQETLEGVLSLRELIIAAPHTPLSELMHTKIVKISPFVDHEKVAEIIHKYGLLAVPVVNDQDQVLGIITVDDVLELLMPDRPRAEIHSSLIARRRLRAKGGHSE
- a CDS encoding aspartyl-phosphate phosphatase Spo0E family protein, whose product is MSLIEDARRKLNDSAESRSLTDPEIVTMSQCLDRLLNEYYLMQDLRSLAS
- a CDS encoding metallophosphoesterase family protein codes for the protein MPTRRDFLKSLAGFGAGSLLSWNLMLPKVAVSQLFKAEQTADTQDIPNTQTSKLSFVVVSDIHIGRLNAIHHFSALLQDNFYSKPDAMVVVGDLGDGVERDYNLLNHELLRHKMVIDYPIFWTIGNHEFYGSFYKNGFWSPRTFPNDETEDQAVNRFLTFAKRDKIYSDTWIKGFHFLFLGTEKSRMSDRRYLDSAFLSSTQLDWLESALSIEQKPSKPVFVFLHQPIPYTTLGGLQRGYVIQWRRLNDILSQHPEVILFNGHTHFKIDYINMVSKENYNIVNSSSLAYPIDRKRHHILNSAPGFVVDVYDEKVVIRGKEYLTRDWISGAEINVPMAT
- the scfA gene encoding six-cysteine ranthipeptide SCIFF, with the translated sequence MAKHIQTIVKANLSATVKTGGCGNCQTSCQSACKTSCTVGNQVCVK
- a CDS encoding HD-GYP domain-containing protein translates to MIFKLHDERTMVMRCVSVSNLKPGDVLEESVLDNKGRPLLTKGNILTQRHIEYLRKYRIESVYLDEQNSPLREESSICRRPCEKAMGILHESAYLDLPYSSENVEILLTQRICDATIAILREMANNLIQVSIPQKRDYTRQVGQIVEEIIDELSQPHCRNSLSFLIQLKNYDFYTYTHSVNVMILSMVAGIPLGLNNNSLKSLGIGALFHDIGKMSVPIQILNKRKQLNAEEITQVKMHSLKGYYRMKEDGFLDQNGKAVILQHHEKVDGTGYPNKRKGKDIHEFAKIAAVADIYDALTSERPHRNHWAPSEALEYIYSIAGSHLEVDIVTKFARSIAPYPLGSFVQCSNGMKGYVVDNIINPHRPVLQVGKNRIDLNTKFNITITDIMF